From the Cohaesibacter sp. ES.047 genome, the window TCACATCGGGCATGTGGCAGGTGGCCGAGATGTCCATGATGGCCAAATCCACCTCGCCATTGCGGGCCACATCGAGCACTTCGCCGACAAGAATTCCGGCATCAAGCGCGACCGCCTCACCCGGCTCGAGGTAGATCTCGATGTCGTATTTCTGCTTGATTGTCTTGAGGAAAGCGACAAGCTCGTCGCGTTGATAGTCGGGGCGGGTGATGTGGTGCCCACCGCCGAAGTTGAGCCACTTCAGTTTTTTCAGCCAAGGCGCAATCTTGTCCTCAATTGCCTCGAAGGTGCGTTTGAGCGGCAGGAAATCCTGTTCACACAGGGTATGCATATGCAGACCAGAGATGGCGTCGATATCCGCATCGGTCAGTTGACTGATCGGGGTGCCGAGGCGAGAGCCGGCGGCGCAAGGATCATATTTGGGGATCGAGCCTTCGGAATGCTCGGGGTTGATGCGCAAGCCGAAATCGGGCGCGTAGCCCCATTTGCGTGCGGCCTCAATGAGCGGGGCGAAGCGGGCAAGCTGGGCCGGGCTGTTGAAGATCAGATGGTCGGACAGCTCAAGGATCTCTGGCAGTTCATCGGCCTTGAAGCCAGCGGAATAGGTCGCAAGCTCTCCGCCGAATTTCTCGCGCGCCAGCTTTGCCTCCCACAGGCCCGAGGCGCAGGTGCCGTCGAGATACTCAGCGATCAGATCGCCGAGCGACCAGCAGGAAAAGGCCTTGAGGGCCAACAGCACCTTGACGTCTGCGTCCTTGCCGACTTGCGACAGGATGGACAGGTTGCGCCGGATCGCGGCCTTGTCGATGACAAAGCAGGGGGAGGGAACGCGGGCAAGGTCGAAGTCCTTGAAGGCACCGGCATCCCCTGCCTGTGTTTCCATGATGGGCGCATCGGTCATTGAACAACTCCCGGGTCGGGTCGCAAAGGGGCAAATCAGATTGGGAAGCCCCCGAGAAGGGGGCTTTCGTGTTTGGTTCACGATGGTCTTTGTGTGGTGCCATCATGTCGCGTTTGCAGAACAAACGCTTTTAGAAGTCGAGCGGCTTGTCGAGATCGACGGCTTGCCATGGCAGGCCGTGCTTGTTGAGCATGTCCATGAAGGGATCAGGATCCATCTGTTCCATGTTGAAGACGCCTTTGCCGGACCAGTCGCCCTTGAGCATCAAGGCTGCACCGATCATGGCAGGCACACCGGTGGTGTAGGACACCGCCTGCGAGCCAACCTCGGCGAAGCATTCTTCATGATCGCAAATGTTGTAGACATAGACGGTTTTGTCCTTGCCGTCTTTCTCACCGGTCATGATGTTGCCGATGCAGGTCTTGCCTTTGGTGGTTTTTCCCAGATCGCCGGGGTTGGGCAGGACAGCCTTCAAAAACTGCAGCGGGATGATTTCCTTGCCCTCATAGATGACCGGATCAATGCGGGTCATGCCGACATTCTGCAGCACTTCCAAATGTTTGATATAGGCATCGCCAAAGGTCATCCAGAAGCGGGCGCGCTTGATCTCGGGCAGATGCTTGACGATGCTTTCCAGCTCCTCGTGGTACATCTGGTACATGTTCTTCTCGCCAACGGCGGGGAAGTCATAGGGCTGTTTGTTGGACATGGCCGGGGTCGTCACCCATTCGCCATTTTCCCAGTGATGCACCGGGGCCGTTACTTCGCGGATGTTGATTTCCGGGTTGAAGTTGGTGGCAAAATGCTGGCCATGGTCGCCGCCATTGCAGTCGAGAATGTCGAGGGTTTCGATGCGGTCAAGCAGATGCTTCTTGGCATGGGCGGTGTAGACATTGGTCACGCCGGGATCAAAGCCCGAGCCGAGCAGGGCCATCAGGCCTGCTTCCTCGAAGCGCTGCTGGTAGGCCCACTGCCAGCTATATTCGAATTTTGCAACGTCGCGCGGCTCATAGTTGGCCGTGTCGAGATAGTTGACGCCGGATTTGAGGCACGCATCCATGATGTTGAGGTCCTGATAGGGCAGGGCCACGTTGACCACCAGCGAAACGCCAAGAGTATCGATGAGGGCCGCGGTTGCTTCGACATCGTCGGCATCGACTTCGGCAGTCTTGATGGTGACGCCGGTGCGTTCCTTAACGGAGGCTGCGATTTCGTCGCATTTGAACTTGCGGCGTGAGGCCAGCGTGATGTCGCCGAACAGCTCGGAGAGCTGGGCCATCTTGTGGACCACGACAGAGCCGACGCCACCAGCGCCGATAACCAGAATCTTGTTCATCTCAGTGTTCCTTCTCCTGAAAGGGCCTTTGCAGCCTGTGTCGCAGGACGCTCAACAACAACAGTCGAGAGCGGATTGTTCTTGTTTTTGATTTCTAGAGAGCAGACAGAATCTCTTCTGACCGCGTCCAGAGAATTGCACTTCCCTCGGAGGGAATTCTGCTAAGCGTTGCGGACGGCAGGCGCTCCGCCAGCGTTTCCCCGAAATCGGGTGCGTGAACCGGGCTGATGTCGCGCAGGCCATACCAGAGCTGAACCGGGCAGGGCATCTCTTCGACATCGAAGGTCCATGGTGCCATTGCAAGGACCGTGTCTTGCGCATAGCCGACAGGGCCCTGACAAAAGCCATCCTCAAGGGATTGACGATAGCGGGGGGCAAAATCGGGAGCCATGTAGAAGGCGCGATCCTGATCGCTGCTCATGGTCTCGATCATTTGCATCAGCCAGTCCGGGGTCGCAGATTTTTCGATTTCATCCTGAAGTGCATCGGGCTTGTTCGTCGCCAGATCCACCATGGATGCCACGGGGGCGGGCAACTGGCTTATGACCTTCGGGTGAGACAATTCATCCTGCCCGGAGACGATCGTGACGGACGACGCGATGCCAGCCGCGCCCAGCGCCAAGGCAAACGGGGCGCCTTGCGAAAAGCCGATGGTCTTGACGCTGGATACACCAAGATGATCGAGCAGGTGCGCAATGTCACTTTGCCACGAAGTAAAGCTCTTGCCTTCGTCCGGGTCGGACCCGCCAAGCCCGGGACGATCCACCGAGATCATCCTGAGGCCTTGCGCAGAGCAAACATCCTCGCCAAATGGCAACAGACCGGCCATCCCGGCGCCGGGGCAATAGAGGACGGGCGCGCCGTCTTCCTTGCCCCATTCGTGCCAGGCGAGGTGTCGTTCATCGGGTGTTTGCAGTCTTGGCATTCATTGCCCCTGATGTCAGTGTTCGAAATAGGTGTAGCCGTTCAGGCTTTCCTTGAAAGCGTTCATCATGGTCTTGCGCTCCTTGAGGGTCAGCGCTTTGCGTGAAACGGCCTCCTCAACCATGGCCTTGAAGTTGTTGGACAAAGCCAGCGGGTCATATTCAACATAACGTAGAACCTCGGCAATGGTATCCCCCTCGACCTCATGAATAAGGTTGAAGTCGCCACTGTCTGCGATCTCAATGGTTGCCACATTGGTGTCGCCGAACAGGTTGTGCAAGTCACCCAGCGTTTCCTGATAGGCACCGACAAAGAAGACGGCCAGATAATATTGCTCGTCCTTTGACAGTTCATGCACCGGTAGCGATTGGGAGATCCCGTCGGTCAGCACGAACCTGTCAACCTTGCCGTCGCTGTCGCAGGTGATGTCCGACAGGATAGCGCGGCGGGTCGGGGTTTCATTCAGGCGCTGGATCGGGATGATCGGGTGCAACTGGTCAATGGCCCAGACGTCGGGCAGAGACTGGAACAGCGAAAAGTTGGCGTGGTAGATGTCGGCAGTGGAATCAAGAGCGGTCAGCACGTCTTCGGATATCCACTCATCGGTCTCAGCCGCCTTGCGCATGCGATTGATCAGGTTGAGATAGAGTTTCTCCGCTTTTGCCAGATCGCGCAGCCCGACTTCACCCCGTCCGAAATTGCGCCGGACTTCATCGCGGTAGAAGGTGACATCGTTGAGACATTCCTGCAGGCGCGAAGCCGTAAGATAGTTTTCCACGTCGCGCATGTCGCGCAGGGAACGGCTATCATCGTCGGTCACTTCGACATCGTCCGCTTCATCGAAATGGGTCACATCGAGAATGTTGAACAACAGCATGGAGCTGTAGGCAACAGTCGCGCGGCCACTTTCGGTGACAATGGTCGGATGTGTCTCGCCGGCATCGTCCATGGTGTTCTTCACCGCTTCGACGATGTTCCAGCAATATTCGTCGATGGTGTAGTTGATGGAGTTTTCGGTCGACTTGTGCTCGCCGGTATAGTCGATGCCCAGACCACCGCCCAGATCGATATAACTGAGCGGCGCCCCTTCCTTGCGCAGTTCGACAAAGAAGCGGCAGGCCTCTGCGGTCGAACGGCGGACATCAAGAATGTCCGGCACCTGACTGCCCAGATGGAAATGCTGCAATTGCAGACAATCAAGGAATCCTTCGTCCCTGAGGCGGTCGATCACATGCAGCACATCGGGTGCAGACAAGCCAAAGGCTGAACGGTCCCCGGACGAGGAGGCCCAGTTGCCCGTGATGCGGTTGTTGAGCTTGATGCGGATGCCCAGCTGTGGCCTGATATTGAGCTTTTTGGATTGCTCAAGCACCAGATCGAGCTCCGAGGTACTCTCCAGAACAATGATCGTGTTGAAGCCGAGATTGTTGGACAACAGGGCGAGATTGATGAACTCGCTGTCCTTGATGCCGTTGCAGATCAACAGGGCTTCGCGCGAAAGGCGCTGGCCAAGGGCAATGATGAGCTCCGGTTTGGAGCCGACTTCGAGACCGAAATGATGGGGTGAGCCATATTCGACGATTTTCTCGATCACGTGGGCCTGCTGGTTGACCTTGACTGGAAAGACGCCACGATAGTCGTTCTTGTACTCCAGCTCATTGATGGCCGTGCGGAAACTGTTGTTGATCCGTTCGATCTGGTTCTTGAGACTGTTGGCGACGCGCAACAGGATCGGCGAGGCAATGCCCCGTTCCTCCAGCGAGTGCAGTATGGACGTCAGATCGGTCGTCGCTTCACCCTTTTCGTGGTTGGTGATCAGCCCGATGTTGCCATTGTCGAGAACCGTAAAACGGCCTTCGCCCCAGCGCTCAATTCCGTAGATGGCTCCGGGTGCCTCTTCTTCGATGAAGCTCACGCGTATTCCCTCTAGTCAATCCGGCCTATCAAGCCGGTCCAATCGGATGCATTCGCACCCTGTTCAAAGGTGTGCATATGGCGGAACAAGCCAACTGTTGCAAGGGAAAACTCAACTCGAAACGCAATTGAGATCAATGTCTTTTCCCTTGGTGACAATAATGCGGTTCGCTCTTGACGACGAACTCTGTTCAGCGGCCCCAAAGTTGGCTATTTTTGGCTGGTCATGTCCAGACATGACCAACTTTTCAGTCTCGAAAACTACACTCGAAAATCACAACAAGAGTAAGACAGGTCACCGGAGGTTCTCAATGGGCTATTTAAAACAATTCCCGAGCAAGGATGGATATTTTGGCGAATTTGGCGGGGCATTTCTGCCGCCCGAGCTTGAGCCGCACTTCAAGGAAATCGCCCAAGCCTACGAGCGCCTTGCGGTCGACGCCTCATATATCAATGAATTGCGGTATATTCGAGAGCATTTTCAGGGACGCCCGACCCCGGTGCAACATGCCAAGAATATTTCGGAAAAACTGGGCGGTGCCCAGATCTATCTCAAGCGCGAAGATCTCAATCACACCGGGGCACACAAGCTCAACCACTGCATGGGCGAGGCGCTGCTCGCCAAGTTCATGGGCAAGAAGAAGCTGATCGCCGAGACTGGCGCTGGCCAGCACGGCGTTGCACTGGCAACCGCTGCCTCCTACTTCGGGATGGAGTGCGAGATTCACATGGGCGAAGTGGATATCGCGAAGGAGCATCCCAACGTGATCCGCATGAAGCTTCTCGGGGCTGAGGTGGTTCCGGTCAGCTTTGGCGCCAAGACCCTCAAGGAAGCCGTGGACAGCGCGTTCCAGTCCTATCTGGGACAGGCCGATTCCGCGATCTATGCCATTGGTTCCGTGGTTGGACCGCACCCCTTCCCCAAAATGGTGCGCGACTTCCAGTCGGTGGTCGGCTTTGAGGCGCGCGACCAGTTTGCGGCAATGACCGGCAACGATCCGGATCACGTGGTTGCCTGCGTTGGCGGTGGATCAAACGCCATGGGCATCTTCTCGGGCTTCCTTGATAACGATGCGGTAAAGCTTCATGGTGTCGAGCCGCATGGCTCGGGGACCGAGCTTGGCAAGCATGCTGCGACCATCACCTACGGCAAGCCGGGCATGATCCACGGCTTCAAGTGCATGTTGCTCTCCGATGAAGACGGCAACCCGGCACCGGTGCATTCGATTGCATCCGGCCTTGACTATCCCGGCGTTGGTCCCGAGCATTCTTACCTTTCGTCCATCGGCAAGGTAGCCTACGGCTCGGCCAGCGATCAGGAAACGCTCGATGCCTTCTTTGCGCTCAGTAAATATGAGGGCATCATCCCCGCGCTCGAAAGCTCACACGCGGTGGCCTATGCCATGAAGATGGCCAAGGAACTGCCGGGTGAAGCCATTCTGGTCAATCTGTCCGGTCGCGGTGACAAGGACATCGACTATGTCACCGAAAAGTTCGGCTATGGTGAGGATTTTGAGCTCTAGGCTCTTCAAGCCTCTTTGCTCAAGCTGTGTGGTTGAAGACAAAAAGGGCAGCGGCTTTCCGGTCGCTGTCCTTTTTGTCTGCTCAGCCATTTGGTTCAGCTTTTTGTGTTCGCGCCTTTTCGTTTTGTGCGTATATCATGCAAATTTTGAAAGAAATGGTATTGTCAGGACTTCGCCTGATGGTTTAAACAGGGTCGGACCCTGTGCTCATGTCCGCCTCATCGGATGAAGAGCGCCGGACGAAATATTGGTTTGACCGACCGACCAGACTTTCCCTCAAAGGATTTACCATGCCAGATTATCGTTCCAAGACTTCGACCCATGGCCGCAACATGGCGGGCGCCCGCGCTCTATGGCGCGCGACCGGTGTTGGCAACAAGGACTTTGGCAAGCCGATTATCGCGGTGGTGAACTCCTTTACCCAGTTTGTACCCGGCCATGTGCACCTGAAGGATCTGGGCCAGATGGTTGCCCGCGAAATCGAGGCTGCGGGTGGTATCGCCAAGGAATTCAACACCATAGCGGTTGATGACGGCATTGCCATGGGCCACGACGGGATGCTCTATTCGCTGCCATCTCGCGAGATCATCGCAGATTCCGTTGAATATATGGCCAATGCCCATTGTGCCGATGCGCTCGTGTGCATTTCCAACTGCGACAAGATCACACCGGGCATGATGATGGCCGCTATGCGCCTCAACATTCCTGCGGTTTTCGTCTCCGGCGGGCCGATGGAAGCAGGCCGCAGCGAAGGGATTGATCACGGGCTTGATCTGGTTGATGCCATTGTTATGGGCACCGATCCGAACGTCAGTGACGAGATGGTTGCCAAGGTGGAAGAAGCGGCCTGTCCGACCTGTGGGTCCTGTTCGGGCATGTTCACGGCCAACTCCATGAACTGCCTTGCCGAAGCTCTGGGGATTGCTCTGCCGGGTAACGGCACCATCGTTGCCACCCATGCTGACCGCAAGGAACTGTTCCTTGAAGCGGCCAGAACGTCCGTCGAGCTATGCAAGCGTTACTATGTCGAGGAAGACGAAAGCGTTCTGCCGCGCAACATTGCCACCTTCGAGGCGTTTGAGAATGCCATGACCCTCGACATCGCCATGGGCGGGTCGACCAACACGGTTCTGCATCTGTTGGCGATTGCGCTTGAGGGCGAAGTCAATTTCACCATGTCCGATATCGACCGTCTGTCGCGCAATGTGCCGTCGGTTTGCAAACTGGCACCGATGACGCAAAAGTATCACATCGAAAACTGCCATCAGGCTGGTGGCATCTTCGGCATTCTGGGCGAGCTTGACCGGGCTGGTCTCATTCATCGCGATTGCAGCACGGTTCATCTTCCGACCCTTGGTGAGGCTATCGATACCTATGACATCATGCGCTCGCCTTCCAAACAGGTTGAGGATCTCTACAAGGCCGCGCCCGGCGGCGTACGCACCACGGAAGCCTTCTCTCAGGCCAAGCGCTTTGCCGAGCTCGACAGGAACCGGGAGACCGGCTGTATCCGCAACAAGGAAAACGCCTACAGTCAGGATGGCGGGCTTGCTGTCCTGTCCGGCAACATTGCACTAGATGGCTGCATCGTGAAGACCGCTGGCGTTGACGAGAGTATCCTCAAATTCTCAGGTCCGGCCCGGATCTTTGAAAGTCAGGATGCTGCGGTCAAGGCGATCACCACCAAGAAGGTGGTTGCAGGGGATGTGGTCGTCATCCGCTATGAAGGGCCACGTGGCGGTCCGGGTATGCAGGAAATGCTCTATCCGACCTCCTATCTCAAGGCCATGGGTCTTGGCAAGGAATGCGCTCTCATCACCGATGGTCGGTTCTCGGGCGGCACGTCCGGCCTGTCCATCGGGCATGTGTCGCCAGAAGCCGCATCAGGCGGCGCGATTGGTCTGATCGAAGAAGGCGATACGGTCGAAATCGACATCCCGAACCGTTCCATCAATGTTGCCGTCAGTGATGCGGATCTTGAGTCCCGCCGGGCCGTGATGGTGGCCAAGGGCGATGCTGCCTGGAAGCCGGAAGAAAAACGCGACCGTATCGTGTCGCGCTCGCTGGAAGCTTACGGACTGATGGCAACTTCGGCGGACAAGGGAGCCGTGCGCGACCTGAAAGGACTTCGCCGCGTCGAGGGCTAGAGCCTTTTGCTCAAGTCTTTGTTTTGGCGTGTATCTTCTGGCCGAAACCCGTTCACATGGTTCGGAGATGTACTTCTGACCTGTTGCCGTCCTTTTTTGTCTCTGCCAAAAACTTGGCAAATCTGTATCAATACCCGTTGCGATGGCGACGGGTATTTTTCTGGTTAAGGACAAAAGAATAAAATTGAGCAAAATGCGGTATCATTTGCTACAATACTTGTATTGTTGTGCCTTGATGGGTCAACTTGGTATTCTCGATGAGGTTGGGACACGGGCAGGAGAAGGCATATGAAAAGAAATTTCTTTATATCGGCAATTGTTGTTGGGTTCATCATGACGAGCATCAGCAGTCAGGTGCGTGCGGACGGTGGTGAATTCGTCGCAGGGGCGTTGATCGGCGGGGCCGTTGGGTTCATTGCTGGCAATGCGAACAAGAAAAAGCATCGTCGGACCACAAAACGGCACCGTCATTCGCTCAGTGCTGCTCAGCGGCAGAACAACCGCGAGGTGCAGAACCGCCTCAATTATCTGGGGTACAATGCCGGGGTTGCTGATGGGGTGCTGGGGCGTCGCTCAAAGACTGCCATCTCACGCTTTCAGTCTGATGCAGGCTATGCGCCCAATGGCTATCTGACGCCGGAACAGACCGGTATTCTGTTCTCTGCCGCGTTTGAAAATCAGCATTTCGGGGTCACCAGCGGTCAGGGGCAGACCACGTCCTACAATGCTGCCAATGAGAACGAGATGTTCGGCGATCCGGACGTGGATGTGCAGGAAGTCTCTGTCGATCAGGGCATCGATACGATGGTGGATGACAGCCCCGAGGGTGAGCCAATGTCGGCCGCCAATACGTCTCTTAAATTTGCCAATGGCAATCCCGGCTTCTTTGGCATTCAGCTCGGTCAGAGCTATCCGTCGGCCAAGGATGTGCTGGACAAGAATGGCTTCAATCTTTGCACTGGTGAAGGCGAGTTCATCACCTGCACGAGTGATGACAACGGTGTTTCCCGCCGTCTCAAGCTGGCGCGGGGTATGGGTGTCGAAAGTCAGCCGATCTACATGATGGATCTGGAAACCAAGCTGGCGGTCGATGTGGATCAATCCGTCATCGAGAACAAGCTTGCTGATTCCTATCCCGAACTGACGGCTGCGCCGAATAAGGTGATCAGTGACAACGCCAGCTGTGCCATGGAAATGGCCGATATCGATAATGTCGTGTCTTTCGAGGAGCGGCTCGAGATCGTGCGCAATAGAGCACAATCCAATTCCGACTGGCTCAAGACGACGCTTGATACCTGTTCTCTGTTCTACAAGGCCGATGTGTCACCGAACGGCAATGGCTACACGATCCGCGTCGCCATGTTCAAGGGCTCGTATCTGAAGAATGAGCTTGCCGTGATGGACAACAAGAAAATCGATCAGGTCAACAGCGCCCTCAAATTCTAGAGCGCGTGCATTGCCCGTTCGTCAGAGCATCATCAGCGCCCGGTCGTTTTGAAACGCGGCCGGGCGTTTTGCTGCCCCTTTCGCCCCAATCAATCGATGCACCTTAGTCAACCGGGGTCAGGCAGAGGCGGACGAAGGAGAAATTGGAGTCCGTGAAGACCAGATGGGCCGTGCGGTTGGCATAGAGCAAGCGCCCGTCCGCATGGATGGTGCCCGAGATGGAATAGGTGTGGGCGCGCCTGATCTCCTCCCTGTCATAGGGGATGCCGAACCGCATGGGCAGGCGTTTTGCCTTGAGAATGGTGCGTTTTGAAAGCGTGACAGAGCGGCAGTCACCCAGCGATATGTCGAGAAGCCGCAACTCCAGCATGGCGCCTTTGGGCAGGCGAACCACACCTGAGGTGTAGACCTCGCCATGCAACTGGCTGTTCACCAGACTTTCGAACAGATTGCCTTCCGGCTCGCTGCCATAAGGAGATGGGAACGGACCTATGGGAAGGTCGGCCTTTTTCAGATCTTCATAGGCTAGGGTCATCAATGTCTCCTCAGTCGGGTCAGTCGCTCTTTATCCTCACTCCAGTCTGAACAGCGATTGCGGCGGCAATGGTCTGTGAAATTGGGTCATTTCGGGGAATTTTTGTGGCGAGGAGGGTAGGGGGGGAGAGATGAGGGATCAGAAGCGGACCTTTGGAGACCTTCAACAGGGGCGACTTCGAAGAAGCCAGCTTCCCCATTCCTGACATTCGATTGAAGCGCACCATTTTTAATTGGCGGACAGTTCATGTTGCTGGAGGCTTTGGCGTAATTAACGCAATAATCTACATTTACGACGTCACAACGTATCGGTAGTGTTATGAAATTAGGCTGGGTGGGTTTAGGCAAATGTTCGGGCTATTCCCGCCATTTTTCCAAGCTCGTCTCGGCGAGTGAAAGTTCTTCGTCATTCAGAAGTCCCCGATAAAAGGCTATGGCCACTGCCCGAGTGCGCGAGTTGAAGAGCGGCGTGTCCTCATTGGGGTTGGCTTGTTCGACACCAAGCTTCTGGTACAGCTGCTTGAGGCGGCCCTGAACAGAGCGGGTGGAAATGCCCCGCCGTTGCGAAATGGATTTGTCTGTCAGACCCACCGCAATATCGAGCAGTACTTCAAACTCGGTGTTGGACAAGCCCTGATGCACGTCGAGTGCCCGCTCCTGTACACCGCGCACCTCGCGGTCAACGATGCACTGATCTTCAACAAAAATGCCGATGATGGCATGGCCAAGTCTCTGGGCTGACGCCGTTTTAAGCACGTAGCCATAGACTGCTTGTCTTGGTACGATGCGCGAAATCCCCCGAACATAGGCCTCGTCTGAATAATTGGACCAGAAAAGAATTCGCATGTCGGCGTGTTTTTCCCAGATCCGAGAGGCCGCAGTAATGCCGCTCACCTCTGGCATCTGCACGTCCATCACCACTCCATCAACATCATGGGTCCGGGCGATGTCGACGGCAGCCTGTCCGCCATCCGCTTCATAGACATGATCGCAATCGGGTAGATAGCGGCGAACGGTCTCCAACAGGAAAGACCGATGCAGCGGATCATCTTCCGCAATCAAAATATTCATACGGTCTCCTCAGGTCTGGGCTCGGATGGTTGGGGGACGCTGGTTTCTGCAATGCTGATCGTTGCTCTCGGTATCCTTAGGATCGTCCGGCTGCCGACGCTGGTTGGATTGCGTTCAAAGTCCAGAGTTGCCCCGATCAGGGATGCTCGAACACGCATATTATCAACCCCACGGCTGGAACGTCGCCAGCCATCCGGGGGAGATATGCCATCGTTTGAAACTGTAATGTTGACTTCCTCGTCCGACTGGGTGATGGCAATCTCGATTGCGCTGCAACCCGAATGCTTGACCGCGTTGGTCACTGCTTCCTGAACGATGCGGAAGGTGGCAAGCTGCAAACCATATTCGGCCTGGTCGAGCAGTTTTCCGGTTTGATTGAGCACGGATGTCGCGATGAAACGTTTTGCCCCTTGAGTGGATCGGGTAAGTTGCGCTTCAATGGCTTGAGTCACGCCGAAAAGGTCAAGAACCCCCGGCTTTGCATTTTCGATAATCTTGCGCAGCTCGTTGGTGCAGCGGGAAATGGAGTTGGACAAGTCGACCAATTCGCTCTTTGTGCAGACGCCGTCGTCAGCGATGCGGGAAATCTGCCGGTAGATGGCCGACAGATCTGCAAGGGTTTGATCATGCAGTTCCATGCCGAGACGTTGCCGTTCCGCTTCCATTGCTTCGGTGAGATTCTGGGCGCCGATCCTGAGATTTTTCTCCCGGCCGAGCGCGGCCCCCTCCGCACGCTCCGAACTTTTGGCCCGGTCCGACATGTTGAGCGCGTAAAAGTAAGGCGCAATCAGATCGGCAATATTCTGCGCGATCCGGGCGTCTTCATCATTATAGGCATTGCGTTCGTGCGAGGAGAAACTGATGACCCCAATCACGCCGCCATGTACCACCATGGGTACATGGATTCGACTGCGCAGATTGGCGTCGAAGATCGGAGCATCATCAGCACCGTCAAAATGAAAGCGAGGATCTTCCCAGGCGTCCCCGGTCACAAGAAGCGCACTCTCTCCCGCGAGCAACTGACGCACAGGTGCGAGAGCATTGGGGCGTTCCTTGCCATTGCGGTTCCATATCGTCTCTACGCCCGTTTCCACGGCGAAATGCTTGGATTTGTCGTCTGATACGATGACCGCAACATCGAGATGATTATAGTCGAGGAGCTTTGATTTGACCGCGCCGGCAATTCGGTTGAGTGCTTTTTGAAAGTCCAGCTCTCCGGCTATGGCTCGAGAGATCGCCAGATAATGGTCTAACTCTCTTATCTCACGTCTGCTCATGCTCTTGGGGCCTCCGGGTTCTACGCTATGCCACGGCATGTCGTTCGCCAAGAGATTTCAACAAGCTTTACCGAAATGATCCGCACCATCTTTTGCGGATATCCGCAACGAGTGCCGCGCTTCACTGAAGAGCGAAGCGGTATCTGCACATATCGATAAGCCCCCCGGGGGCTTAACCTTGCTGATGAAGGATTCCAGATGGTGGGCCCATCTTTGCGCAATGATGTGCTGTTGGATCAAGTCATGTGTCAAGCAAATACCAAAACCGATGCTCAACATACCTCATTGCGGCGCAATGATTTGGATGCTCATGATCTGTGCCGGACCTATGGAACTTCTGAGCCTCCCAAGCTCTTGCGCCGCATAGAGAAAGGGCCTCTGTCCTTTCTCTATTCGGACGCCGCAATCCGGCAGATCGAGTGGCATGGCGTGGAGATCGTC encodes:
- the ilvD gene encoding dihydroxy-acid dehydratase; translation: MPDYRSKTSTHGRNMAGARALWRATGVGNKDFGKPIIAVVNSFTQFVPGHVHLKDLGQMVAREIEAAGGIAKEFNTIAVDDGIAMGHDGMLYSLPSREIIADSVEYMANAHCADALVCISNCDKITPGMMMAAMRLNIPAVFVSGGPMEAGRSEGIDHGLDLVDAIVMGTDPNVSDEMVAKVEEAACPTCGSCSGMFTANSMNCLAEALGIALPGNGTIVATHADRKELFLEAARTSVELCKRYYVEEDESVLPRNIATFEAFENAMTLDIAMGGSTNTVLHLLAIALEGEVNFTMSDIDRLSRNVPSVCKLAPMTQKYHIENCHQAGGIFGILGELDRAGLIHRDCSTVHLPTLGEAIDTYDIMRSPSKQVEDLYKAAPGGVRTTEAFSQAKRFAELDRNRETGCIRNKENAYSQDGGLAVLSGNIALDGCIVKTAGVDESILKFSGPARIFESQDAAVKAITTKKVVAGDVVVIRYEGPRGGPGMQEMLYPTSYLKAMGLGKECALITDGRFSGGTSGLSIGHVSPEAASGGAIGLIEEGDTVEIDIPNRSINVAVSDADLESRRAVMVAKGDAAWKPEEKRDRIVSRSLEAYGLMATSADKGAVRDLKGLRRVEG
- a CDS encoding peptidoglycan-binding protein, which translates into the protein MKRNFFISAIVVGFIMTSISSQVRADGGEFVAGALIGGAVGFIAGNANKKKHRRTTKRHRHSLSAAQRQNNREVQNRLNYLGYNAGVADGVLGRRSKTAISRFQSDAGYAPNGYLTPEQTGILFSAAFENQHFGVTSGQGQTTSYNAANENEMFGDPDVDVQEVSVDQGIDTMVDDSPEGEPMSAANTSLKFANGNPGFFGIQLGQSYPSAKDVLDKNGFNLCTGEGEFITCTSDDNGVSRRLKLARGMGVESQPIYMMDLETKLAVDVDQSVIENKLADSYPELTAAPNKVISDNASCAMEMADIDNVVSFEERLEIVRNRAQSNSDWLKTTLDTCSLFYKADVSPNGNGYTIRVAMFKGSYLKNELAVMDNKKIDQVNSALKF
- a CDS encoding YbaY family lipoprotein; its protein translation is MTLAYEDLKKADLPIGPFPSPYGSEPEGNLFESLVNSQLHGEVYTSGVVRLPKGAMLELRLLDISLGDCRSVTLSKRTILKAKRLPMRFGIPYDREEIRRAHTYSISGTIHADGRLLYANRTAHLVFTDSNFSFVRLCLTPVD
- a CDS encoding response regulator transcription factor — protein: MNILIAEDDPLHRSFLLETVRRYLPDCDHVYEADGGQAAVDIARTHDVDGVVMDVQMPEVSGITAASRIWEKHADMRILFWSNYSDEAYVRGISRIVPRQAVYGYVLKTASAQRLGHAIIGIFVEDQCIVDREVRGVQERALDVHQGLSNTEFEVLLDIAVGLTDKSISQRRGISTRSVQGRLKQLYQKLGVEQANPNEDTPLFNSRTRAVAIAFYRGLLNDEELSLAETSLEKWRE
- a CDS encoding GAF domain-containing sensor histidine kinase, with translation MSRREIRELDHYLAISRAIAGELDFQKALNRIAGAVKSKLLDYNHLDVAVIVSDDKSKHFAVETGVETIWNRNGKERPNALAPVRQLLAGESALLVTGDAWEDPRFHFDGADDAPIFDANLRSRIHVPMVVHGGVIGVISFSSHERNAYNDEDARIAQNIADLIAPYFYALNMSDRAKSSERAEGAALGREKNLRIGAQNLTEAMEAERQRLGMELHDQTLADLSAIYRQISRIADDGVCTKSELVDLSNSISRCTNELRKIIENAKPGVLDLFGVTQAIEAQLTRSTQGAKRFIATSVLNQTGKLLDQAEYGLQLATFRIVQEAVTNAVKHSGCSAIEIAITQSDEEVNITVSNDGISPPDGWRRSSRGVDNMRVRASLIGATLDFERNPTSVGSRTILRIPRATISIAETSVPQPSEPRPEETV